A genome region from Arachis duranensis cultivar V14167 chromosome 6, aradu.V14167.gnm2.J7QH, whole genome shotgun sequence includes the following:
- the LOC107493905 gene encoding uncharacterized protein LOC107493905: MPLYAKFLKELMTRKRNWGEKETIVLTEECSAIIQKKLPQKMKDLGSFQIPCIIGDIHIEKALCDLGASINLMSLTMMRRIKIEKAKPTRMELQLADRTFKFPHGVVEDLLVKVEKFIFPVDFVVLDMEEEANTPIILGRPFLATAGAIINVQKGELVLRLHEEKMVFNVFKAVSYPQGIHERMHDGGHYRTDSSRGIGRGTM; this comes from the coding sequence atgccactTTATGCCAAATTTCTGAAAGAGCTtatgacaagaaaaagaaactggGGAGAAAAAGAGACTATAGTGCTAACTGAGGAGTGTAGTGCCATCATACAAAAGAAGCTTCCCCAGAAGATGAAAGACCTAGGGAGTTTTCAAATCCCTTGCATCATAGGGGATATCCATATTGAGAAAGCCTTGTGTGATTTGGGAGCTAGCATTAACCTCatgtccctaaccatgatgAGGAGGATAAAGATTGAGAAAGCCAAGCCAACAAGAATGGAACTCCAATTGGCTGACAGAACATTCAAATTTCCACATGGGGTAGTGGAAGACTTGCTGGTAAAAGTGGAGAAATTCATTTTCCCAGTTGACTTTGTTGTGCTGGACATGGAAGAGGAGGCGAACACCCcaatcatcctaggaagaccattcctagccactgctGGAGCTATCATTAATGTGCAAAAAGGGGAGCTAGTCTTGAGATTGCATGAAGAAAAGATGGTCTTCAATGTCTTTAAGGCTGTGAGCTACCCCCAAGGAATCCATGAGAGAATGCATGATGGTGGACACTATAGAACAGATAGTTCAAGGGGTATTGGAAGAGGAACAATGTGA